A genomic window from Sulfurospirillum diekertiae includes:
- a CDS encoding biotin--[acetyl-CoA-carboxylase] ligase: MVIHWFDTLDSTHQYLLSSLREGTLLAPCAIGATKQTNGIGSRGNSWIGEVGNFFFSFCVEEKQLPPDLPLASSSIYFSALMKQVLEEQGSKIWLKWPNDFYCDTKKIGGMITTKTGANIVCSVGLNISISPKDFGTLDIIVTPNALANDLIQKVEENISWKKVFSKYKIEFDLNRNFSFHLDGKLVSLRDAILCDDGSIELENKKVYSLR; the protein is encoded by the coding sequence GTGGTTATACATTGGTTTGATACTTTAGATTCTACTCATCAATATCTCCTTAGCTCTCTTCGCGAAGGTACACTTCTTGCACCATGTGCCATTGGAGCTACCAAACAGACAAATGGTATTGGGAGCAGAGGTAATAGTTGGATTGGTGAAGTTGGAAATTTTTTTTTCTCATTTTGTGTAGAAGAGAAACAGTTACCTCCTGATTTACCATTAGCTTCTAGCTCTATCTATTTTTCTGCTTTAATGAAGCAGGTTTTAGAAGAGCAAGGCTCGAAAATATGGTTAAAATGGCCCAATGATTTTTACTGTGATACGAAAAAAATTGGAGGGATGATTACCACGAAAACGGGTGCAAATATTGTCTGCTCAGTAGGACTCAATATTAGCATTTCACCTAAAGATTTTGGAACTTTAGATATCATCGTCACACCAAATGCTTTAGCCAATGATTTAATTCAAAAGGTTGAGGAAAACATATCGTGGAAGAAAGTTTTTAGTAAATATAAGATAGAATTTGATCTAAATCGAAATTTTTCTTTCCATTTAGATGGCAAATTGGTCTCGTTACGTGATGCGATATTGTGTGATGATGGCTCTATAGAGCTAGAAAATAAAAAGGTGTACAGTTTACGATGA
- the fmt gene encoding methionyl-tRNA formyltransferase: MRIVFMGTPAYATTILEALLKNSDCEVILLVTQEDKPVGRKQTLTPPHIKAWLLEHDLHVEIYQPKSLRTEEAHIKIAQLKPDYIVVAAYGQILPKNILSIAPCINLHASLLPKYRGASPIQSTLLANETYAGVTSMLMEEGLDTGAMLGFSYLKIKPEHNAPMLFDLLADAAAKLIIMTLQNFPLLAPLGQVSANATHCKKIKKEDGLVSFDQSAQSIVTRYKALTPWPGVFLDSGLKLLDLELYSDGEETLSGVIKEIKAEGVVVTCKKGALLLKTLQPISKNAMNALDYIRGKRLNSGYTLV, encoded by the coding sequence ATGCGCATAGTCTTTATGGGAACCCCTGCTTATGCAACAACGATTTTAGAAGCACTTTTAAAAAACTCTGACTGTGAAGTTATACTATTAGTAACACAAGAAGATAAGCCTGTTGGACGAAAACAGACGCTCACTCCTCCTCATATCAAAGCATGGCTTTTAGAACACGATTTACATGTAGAAATTTATCAGCCAAAATCTTTACGCACAGAAGAAGCTCACATCAAAATAGCGCAATTAAAGCCTGATTATATTGTAGTGGCGGCATATGGGCAGATATTACCTAAAAACATTCTTTCCATTGCTCCTTGCATTAACTTGCATGCATCGCTACTCCCAAAATATCGAGGTGCAAGTCCAATTCAATCAACACTGTTAGCCAATGAAACCTATGCAGGTGTGACCTCTATGCTTATGGAAGAAGGTTTAGATACAGGTGCCATGTTGGGTTTTTCATATCTCAAAATTAAACCAGAGCATAATGCTCCTATGCTGTTTGATCTCCTTGCGGATGCCGCAGCCAAGCTAATCATTATGACACTTCAAAATTTCCCCTTGCTGGCTCCACTGGGTCAAGTAAGCGCTAATGCAACCCATTGTAAAAAGATCAAAAAAGAAGATGGCCTTGTATCATTCGACCAAAGTGCACAGTCTATCGTTACTCGGTACAAAGCACTCACCCCTTGGCCTGGTGTATTTTTAGATTCAGGATTGAAACTTCTTGATCTTGAGTTGTACAGTGATGGAGAAGAGACTCTTTCAGGCGTTATTAAAGAGATCAAAGCTGAAGGTGTTGTTGTTACATGTAAAAAGGGTGCATTGTTGCTTAAAACACTTCAGCCTATCTCCAAAAATGCAATGAATGCACTGGATTATATTCGAGGTAAAAGGTTAAATAGTGGTTATACATTGGTTTGA
- the obgE gene encoding GTPase ObgE, translating into MFIDNVALTLSSGKGGPGCVSFRREKHVIQGGPDGGDGGRGGNVYFEVDKNTHTLSHFRNNQHLKAKNGEPGMGKKMYGKMGEHLIVTVPPGTQVLDVETGEVLLDLLDDTDKKLFLEGGMGGLGNTHFKSSTNQRPEFAQPGRPGITKEIKLELKLIADVGLVGFPNVGKSTLISVVSNAQPEIANYEFTTITPKLGVVVTDDYRSYVMADIPGIIEGASEGKGLGIEFLRHIERTKFLLFMVDLANYRDLKEQYYTLKQELRKFSEKLSLRDYAIALTRCDTLSSEEINQKVDAFLGLLDLEPNELSQKYKTREDLHTYCQDVHERERALPFFVMPISSVSKINIDPIKYALSDVITKVRDEKSSR; encoded by the coding sequence ATGTTTATAGACAATGTAGCACTCACACTAAGCTCTGGCAAAGGCGGCCCTGGTTGTGTCTCTTTCCGTAGAGAAAAACATGTTATCCAAGGTGGTCCTGATGGTGGCGATGGTGGACGAGGTGGCAATGTCTATTTTGAAGTGGATAAAAATACGCATACCCTTTCACATTTTCGAAACAATCAACACCTTAAAGCAAAAAATGGCGAACCAGGAATGGGAAAAAAAATGTACGGTAAAATGGGTGAACATTTAATTGTTACCGTCCCTCCTGGAACGCAAGTTTTAGATGTCGAAACAGGTGAAGTGCTTTTAGATCTTTTAGACGATACAGATAAAAAGCTTTTTTTAGAAGGCGGAATGGGAGGGCTGGGCAATACACACTTTAAAAGTTCCACCAACCAGCGTCCTGAATTCGCTCAACCTGGACGTCCTGGGATTACCAAAGAGATAAAATTAGAACTTAAATTGATCGCTGATGTTGGGTTGGTCGGTTTTCCTAATGTGGGAAAATCAACATTGATTTCAGTTGTTTCCAATGCGCAGCCTGAAATTGCAAATTATGAGTTTACAACTATCACACCAAAACTAGGTGTTGTGGTCACGGATGATTATCGCTCCTATGTTATGGCGGATATTCCCGGAATTATTGAGGGTGCAAGTGAAGGTAAAGGGCTTGGTATTGAGTTCTTGCGCCACATTGAGCGTACAAAATTTTTACTTTTTATGGTGGATCTTGCCAATTACCGTGATCTTAAAGAGCAGTATTACACACTTAAACAAGAGTTACGAAAATTTTCTGAAAAACTTTCACTCCGTGATTACGCCATTGCGCTTACTCGTTGCGATACATTAAGCTCTGAAGAGATTAACCAAAAAGTAGATGCTTTCTTAGGACTTCTTGACCTTGAACCGAATGAATTATCTCAAAAGTATAAAACGCGTGAAGATTTACATACATATTGCCAAGATGTGCATGAAAGGGAGAGAGCCTTACCATTCTTTGTAATGCCAATCTCTTCGGTCTCTAAAATTAATATAGATCCTATCAAGTATGCCCTATCTGATGTTATTACAAAGGTACGTGATGAGAAGAGTAGTCGTTAA
- a CDS encoding ParA family protein — MSEIIAIANQKGGVGKTTTAINLAASLAVAEKRVLLIDIDPQANATTGLGFHRSDYEYNIYHVLIGRKRLSQVILETSLSTLHVAPSNIGLVGVEKEFYDNNTKGRELILKTKIEEIKDQYDYIIIDSPPALGSITINALSAANSVIIPIQCEFFALEGLAQLLNTVKLIKKTINPTLEIKGFLPTMYSTQNNLSKQVFADLKEHFKSKLFVDKESASYVVIPRNIKLAESPSFGKPIILYDVESPGSKAYQNLANSILVS; from the coding sequence ATGAGTGAGATTATAGCGATAGCAAATCAAAAGGGTGGTGTTGGTAAAACAACGACCGCTATCAATTTGGCTGCCTCCTTAGCAGTTGCTGAAAAGCGCGTGTTATTGATCGATATTGACCCTCAAGCCAATGCTACAACAGGCCTTGGTTTTCACAGAAGTGACTATGAATACAATATCTATCACGTTCTTATCGGCAGAAAGCGTCTCTCGCAAGTCATTCTTGAGACATCACTTTCAACGTTACATGTAGCACCGTCCAATATTGGTCTAGTAGGTGTTGAAAAAGAGTTTTATGACAATAATACGAAAGGGCGCGAGCTCATTTTGAAAACAAAAATTGAAGAGATTAAAGATCAATATGATTACATTATTATTGATTCACCGCCGGCACTTGGAAGTATTACCATTAATGCTTTAAGTGCAGCAAATTCCGTCATTATTCCTATCCAGTGCGAATTTTTTGCATTAGAGGGTTTGGCACAATTACTGAATACCGTGAAATTGATTAAAAAAACAATTAATCCGACACTTGAAATTAAAGGTTTTTTACCCACGATGTATAGCACACAAAACAATCTTTCTAAGCAAGTTTTTGCTGACCTTAAAGAACATTTTAAAAGTAAATTGTTTGTTGACAAAGAGAGTGCTTCCTATGTAGTGATTCCTCGTAATATTAAACTTGCAGAATCTCCAAGCTTTGGCAAACCAATTATTTTATACGATGTAGAATCTCCTGGTTCTAAAGCGTACCAAAATCTTGCTAATTCGATTTTAGTGAGTTAA
- the atpA gene encoding F0F1 ATP synthase subunit alpha, with protein sequence MKADEISSIIKERIENFELNVDIEETGKVISVADGVANVYGLKNVMAGEMVEFENGERGMALNLEESSVGIVVLGSCTDIKEGSSVKRLSKLLRVPVGEALVGRVVNSLGDPIDAKGPINSTETRFVEEKAHGIMARKSVHEPLQTGIKAIDALVPIGRGQRELIIGDRQTGKTTIAIDAIINQKGQNVTCIYVAIGQKQSTVAQVVKKLEEHGAMDYTIIVNAGASDSAAMQFLAPYTGVSMGEYFRDSGKHALIVYDDLSKHAVAYREMSLILRRPPGREAYPGDVFYLHSRLLERAAKVNDELGAGSLTALPIIETQAGDVSAYIPTNVISITDGQIFLESDLFNSGIRPAINVGLSVSRVGGAAQIKATKQVAGTMRLDLAQYRELQAFAQFASDLDESSRKQLERGQRMVELLKQPPYAPIPVEKQVLIIFAGAKGYLDSIDVKSVGRFEAELNSYVEAKYADIFEQLKAKKAIDKELEELLHKALSEFKATFAVK encoded by the coding sequence ATGAAAGCTGACGAAATCAGTTCAATCATTAAAGAGCGTATTGAAAACTTTGAGCTTAATGTTGATATCGAAGAGACAGGAAAAGTTATTTCTGTCGCTGATGGTGTTGCCAATGTTTATGGTTTGAAAAACGTTATGGCCGGTGAAATGGTTGAGTTTGAGAATGGCGAGAGAGGAATGGCATTAAACCTTGAAGAATCAAGTGTTGGTATCGTTGTCCTTGGTAGTTGTACTGATATCAAAGAAGGTTCATCTGTTAAAAGATTATCAAAACTTTTACGTGTACCTGTGGGTGAAGCATTGGTTGGTCGTGTTGTTAACTCATTAGGCGATCCTATTGATGCTAAAGGGCCTATTAATTCAACCGAAACACGTTTCGTTGAAGAAAAAGCGCATGGTATTATGGCACGTAAATCCGTCCATGAACCACTCCAAACGGGTATTAAAGCGATTGATGCGCTTGTTCCAATTGGTCGAGGACAAAGAGAGCTTATTATCGGTGATAGACAAACGGGTAAAACAACGATTGCAATTGATGCTATCATCAATCAAAAAGGTCAAAATGTTACATGTATTTATGTAGCGATTGGTCAAAAACAATCTACCGTTGCACAAGTGGTTAAAAAACTTGAAGAACACGGTGCAATGGATTATACTATTATTGTCAATGCAGGTGCCAGTGATTCAGCAGCAATGCAGTTCTTAGCACCATATACAGGCGTTTCTATGGGTGAGTATTTTAGAGACAGCGGTAAGCATGCCCTTATCGTTTACGATGATCTTTCAAAACATGCTGTTGCTTATCGTGAAATGTCATTGATTTTAAGACGTCCTCCAGGTCGTGAAGCGTACCCAGGCGATGTTTTCTATCTACACTCAAGACTTCTTGAGCGTGCTGCAAAAGTTAACGATGAATTAGGTGCAGGTTCTTTGACTGCTCTTCCAATTATTGAAACACAAGCTGGTGACGTATCAGCGTATATTCCAACTAACGTTATTTCAATTACAGATGGTCAAATTTTCTTGGAATCCGACCTCTTTAACTCAGGTATTCGCCCAGCAATTAACGTTGGTCTATCTGTTTCTCGTGTTGGTGGTGCAGCACAAATTAAAGCAACCAAACAAGTTGCAGGTACAATGAGACTTGACCTTGCTCAATATCGTGAGCTTCAAGCATTTGCACAATTTGCAAGTGATCTTGATGAATCAAGCCGTAAACAATTAGAGCGTGGTCAACGAATGGTTGAACTCTTGAAACAGCCTCCTTATGCGCCAATTCCTGTTGAAAAACAAGTTTTGATTATTTTTGCAGGTGCTAAAGGGTACTTAGATAGTATTGACGTCAAGTCAGTAGGTCGTTTTGAAGCGGAACTTAACTCTTATGTTGAAGCGAAGTATGCAGATATTTTTGAACAACTTAAAGCTAAAAAAGCGATTGATAAAGAGCTTGAAGAGCTACTACATAAGGCATTGAGCGAGTTTAAAGCGACGTTTGCAGTCAAGTAA
- a CDS encoding F0F1 ATP synthase subunit delta: MSGAIAKKYVNALMSGCTDSELTEVYGVLVQLVEAFKLEKFINIILSPDVTSKSKEELVLSLVDTKNIKFQNLIKLINSNDRLKLIPHMAKELKYQLSLKNNSFEGSVSTNFKMSQTQVAMLEENFSKKFNAKVNLNANANAYPGIKVELDDLGVEVSFSLERLKAQMTEHILKAI; this comes from the coding sequence ATGAGTGGAGCGATAGCAAAAAAATATGTTAATGCTCTCATGAGTGGATGTACGGATAGTGAACTTACAGAAGTTTATGGCGTATTGGTTCAATTGGTTGAGGCATTTAAGCTAGAGAAGTTTATTAACATTATTCTTTCACCAGACGTAACATCAAAATCGAAAGAAGAGTTGGTTCTCTCTTTGGTTGATACTAAAAACATAAAATTCCAAAATTTGATTAAATTGATTAATAGTAACGATCGATTAAAATTGATCCCACATATGGCTAAAGAGCTTAAATATCAACTCTCTTTGAAAAACAATAGTTTTGAAGGTAGTGTATCAACTAACTTTAAAATGAGCCAAACGCAAGTTGCTATGTTAGAAGAAAATTTCAGTAAAAAATTTAACGCTAAAGTCAATTTAAATGCCAATGCAAATGCGTATCCGGGGATTAAAGTTGAGTTAGATGATTTAGGTGTTGAAGTAAGCTTTTCTCTTGAGCGACTTAAAGCTCAAATGACAGAGCATATTTTAAAAGCAATTTAA
- the proB gene encoding glutamate 5-kinase, producing the protein MRRVVVKVGTHVLSDQNGLCEERILNLVEFLVALMKNHEVILVSSGAVAAGYSILKLDKKMLHNRQAIAAVGQPQLMATYNEKLEKFGKSGAQLLLTADDFDSRKRCFHAKCTIDTLLDNGILPIINENDATATEELVFGDNDQLSSRVAYYFGADMLILLSDIDGYYDKDPHKHADASMRKIVHEIDPAELEMEKSTNFAFATGGIVTKLKAADFLLERKKSMFIASGFDLSDVKSYMIEGIHKGGTLFTCKTL; encoded by the coding sequence ATGAGAAGAGTAGTCGTTAAGGTTGGCACACATGTGCTTAGCGATCAAAACGGTTTATGTGAAGAGCGTATTTTAAATTTAGTTGAATTTTTAGTAGCGCTCATGAAAAACCATGAAGTGATTTTAGTCTCTTCGGGTGCTGTAGCTGCTGGGTACTCTATTTTAAAACTTGATAAAAAAATGCTTCATAACCGCCAAGCAATCGCCGCAGTAGGGCAACCACAACTGATGGCAACCTATAACGAAAAATTAGAAAAATTTGGGAAAAGTGGCGCACAACTTCTTTTAACGGCAGATGACTTTGACTCACGAAAACGCTGTTTTCATGCTAAATGTACCATTGATACCCTTCTTGATAATGGTATTCTCCCTATCATTAATGAGAATGATGCAACAGCGACGGAAGAACTTGTTTTTGGAGATAATGATCAACTTTCTTCCAGAGTTGCCTACTATTTTGGGGCAGACATGTTAATCTTGCTCTCCGATATTGATGGCTACTATGATAAGGATCCTCATAAACACGCGGATGCAAGCATGCGTAAAATTGTCCATGAGATTGATCCAGCAGAACTTGAAATGGAAAAATCAACCAATTTTGCGTTTGCAACGGGCGGTATTGTCACCAAACTTAAAGCCGCAGACTTTTTGTTAGAGCGTAAAAAATCGATGTTTATTGCCAGTGGTTTTGATTTAAGCGATGTCAAAAGTTATATGATAGAGGGCATTCATAAAGGTGGAACACTCTTTACATGTAAAACGCTGTAA
- a CDS encoding FoF1 ATP synthase subunit B', translated as MLDIIPALLLVTGTVFLVLLILLNKTLYRPLLEFIDNRNNSINRDLENAGKNASDVVAYYKEVETILSEGKMEAAKIREAALSEAKEKAAKKIEQKKSDLEVQSVVFFKALESEKDEFKNGLLAQMPLFKESISAKLSHI; from the coding sequence ATGTTGGATATTATCCCAGCACTGTTACTGGTGACTGGAACTGTATTTTTAGTTTTGTTAATACTTCTTAACAAAACACTTTATAGACCCCTTCTGGAGTTTATCGACAATAGAAATAACTCTATTAATCGTGACTTAGAAAATGCAGGGAAAAATGCCAGTGACGTTGTAGCCTACTATAAAGAAGTAGAAACGATTTTGTCTGAGGGCAAAATGGAAGCAGCTAAAATTAGAGAAGCTGCACTGAGTGAAGCAAAAGAAAAAGCTGCAAAAAAAATTGAACAAAAAAAGAGTGATCTTGAAGTTCAAAGCGTAGTATTCTTCAAAGCTTTAGAGTCAGAAAAAGATGAGTTTAAAAATGGTCTGTTGGCACAAATGCCTCTCTTCAAAGAGAGTATTTCTGCTAAACTGAGCCATATTTAA
- a CDS encoding ParB/RepB/Spo0J family partition protein, whose protein sequence is MSAKKVLGRGLSAIIDDVEEAYKQDIEQAKDLVREIDVERISPNPYQPRTHFNEVALKELSESIKRHGLLQPIIVVAKDDNYMLLAGERRLRASKLAGLTKIKAIVADIESKNLRELALIENIQREDLNPVELAVAYKELIEEYKITQDGLSEIIHKSRTQITNTIRLLSLSEQTKKYLAEGILSQGHAKVLVGLEPKDEETIVNTILGQKLSVRETEALVKKLKSTDETSGKKEKIISAIPEELQTLKSRLKELGFEATPKANTITIYFKNGEAICTFLEQLK, encoded by the coding sequence ATGAGCGCAAAAAAGGTCTTAGGACGAGGGTTAAGTGCTATTATAGATGATGTTGAAGAAGCCTATAAACAAGATATTGAGCAGGCTAAAGATTTAGTGCGCGAAATTGATGTTGAGCGCATTTCTCCCAACCCTTATCAACCACGTACACATTTTAATGAAGTTGCCTTAAAAGAGCTGAGCGAATCAATTAAGCGTCATGGATTACTACAACCTATTATTGTTGTAGCAAAAGATGATAATTATATGCTATTAGCAGGTGAACGTCGTTTACGTGCTAGTAAACTCGCTGGCTTAACTAAAATTAAAGCGATTGTTGCAGACATCGAATCAAAAAATCTGCGTGAATTAGCGCTGATTGAAAATATCCAAAGAGAAGATCTTAATCCTGTAGAGCTTGCCGTTGCTTATAAGGAACTTATTGAAGAGTATAAAATAACTCAAGATGGACTCTCGGAGATTATTCACAAAAGTCGTACTCAAATTACAAATACAATTCGTTTGTTAAGCCTCAGTGAGCAAACTAAAAAATATCTTGCTGAAGGCATTCTCTCTCAAGGTCATGCCAAAGTGCTTGTAGGACTGGAACCTAAAGATGAAGAGACGATTGTTAACACCATTTTAGGTCAAAAGCTTAGTGTTCGCGAAACCGAAGCCTTGGTTAAAAAACTAAAAAGCACAGACGAAACGAGTGGTAAAAAAGAAAAAATCATTTCTGCTATTCCTGAAGAACTTCAAACACTCAAAAGCAGACTCAAAGAGCTTGGTTTTGAGGCTACACCAAAAGCCAATACCATTACAATTTATTTTAAAAACGGTGAAGCAATCTGTACTTTTTTGGAGCAATTGAAGTAA
- the rpmA gene encoding 50S ribosomal protein L27 yields the protein MAHKKGQGSTQNNRDSAGRRLGVKKFGGEFVRAGNIIIRQRGTKVHVGNNVGIGVDHTIYALIDGFVQFQRKDKIRNKVSVIPASL from the coding sequence ATGGCTCACAAGAAAGGTCAAGGAAGTACCCAGAATAATAGAGACTCAGCTGGACGTAGACTGGGTGTTAAAAAATTTGGTGGTGAGTTCGTACGTGCAGGCAATATTATTATTCGCCAACGTGGAACAAAAGTACATGTAGGCAATAACGTAGGTATTGGCGTTGATCACACAATCTACGCATTAATCGATGGTTTTGTACAATTCCAACGTAAAGATAAAATCAGAAATAAAGTTTCTGTTATCCCCGCAAGCTTGTAA
- the rplU gene encoding 50S ribosomal protein L21, whose amino-acid sequence MYAIIKNGGKQYKVQEGDYLNVDRLDAQPKEKIVVTEVLAVNNGELKVGAPFVNGATVELEVVTEGKDKKVITFKKRRRKDSKVKRGFRRQYTRVKVVSIKA is encoded by the coding sequence ATGTATGCAATTATAAAAAATGGCGGGAAGCAGTATAAAGTTCAAGAAGGCGACTATTTAAATGTCGATAGACTTGACGCTCAGCCAAAAGAGAAAATCGTAGTGACGGAAGTTTTAGCTGTGAACAATGGCGAACTCAAAGTGGGTGCCCCATTCGTCAATGGTGCTACAGTAGAACTTGAAGTTGTTACTGAAGGCAAAGATAAAAAAGTTATTACTTTCAAAAAACGAAGACGTAAAGATTCAAAAGTCAAACGTGGTTTTAGAAGACAATATACTAGAGTAAAAGTTGTAAGCATTAAAGCTTAA
- the pyk gene encoding pyruvate kinase, producing MDKKTKILATVGPASDSVEILEGLINAGVNVFRLNFSHGTHEYHASTLAKIREAEKNAQKKVGVLQDICGPKIRVGKLEEDFYLEEGDKLYFTKEQIVGKKLEEGKYELCINQPQILDMLKEDEYIYLYDGNIRARVIEAGDKIVTEIENSGKLSSNKGVNFPNTVINIEVITPKDEADLLWGAQHGVDFVAVSFVQSAKDVLHARRILKEHKSRAHIFAKIEKFDAVEKIDEILAVSDGIMVARGDLGIEVPYYKVPSIQKRLIAKANAASKPVITATQMLLSMAEKEMATRAEISDVANAVLDGTDAVMLSEESAIGKNPIHVVEVMANTIRETEMIYPYGKFEVYPFLDETDIISSSTARLADRLGVEAMISLTSSGKSAKKLARYRIKADIYAVTHDERTARSLTIAWGIKPIMNIEASNLNMMLGKTLQKGIERGLIDKEKTYIVAAGYPAGVEGSTNFIRILKKAQIEYYTDMVL from the coding sequence ATGGATAAAAAGACAAAAATCCTAGCAACCGTTGGCCCAGCAAGTGATAGTGTAGAGATTTTAGAAGGATTAATTAATGCTGGCGTAAACGTATTTCGTCTCAATTTTAGCCATGGTACTCATGAGTATCATGCAAGTACGCTAGCAAAAATAAGAGAAGCAGAAAAAAATGCACAGAAAAAAGTAGGTGTTTTACAGGATATTTGTGGTCCTAAAATTCGTGTTGGAAAGCTTGAAGAAGATTTTTACCTTGAAGAGGGAGATAAGCTTTATTTCACCAAAGAGCAGATTGTTGGTAAAAAATTAGAAGAGGGTAAGTATGAGCTCTGCATCAATCAGCCTCAAATCTTAGATATGCTTAAAGAAGATGAATATATCTATTTGTATGATGGTAATATTCGTGCACGTGTGATTGAAGCAGGCGATAAAATTGTCACTGAGATTGAAAATAGCGGTAAACTTTCTTCTAATAAAGGCGTTAATTTTCCAAATACTGTTATTAATATTGAAGTTATCACACCAAAAGATGAAGCGGATCTTTTGTGGGGTGCTCAGCATGGTGTTGACTTCGTAGCCGTCTCTTTTGTCCAAAGTGCTAAAGATGTTTTACATGCAAGAAGAATTCTTAAAGAGCATAAATCTCGTGCACATATTTTTGCAAAAATTGAGAAGTTTGATGCTGTTGAAAAAATTGATGAAATTTTAGCTGTAAGTGATGGCATTATGGTCGCTAGGGGAGATCTTGGCATAGAAGTACCTTACTATAAAGTACCTAGTATTCAAAAAAGGTTAATTGCCAAAGCAAATGCTGCTTCAAAGCCCGTTATTACTGCAACGCAAATGCTTCTTTCCATGGCTGAAAAAGAGATGGCAACACGCGCTGAAATTAGTGATGTCGCAAATGCCGTTCTTGATGGAACCGATGCGGTCATGCTTTCCGAAGAGAGTGCAATTGGCAAAAATCCAATTCATGTTGTTGAAGTCATGGCCAATACGATTAGAGAGACTGAGATGATTTATCCTTATGGTAAATTTGAGGTTTATCCTTTCTTGGACGAAACAGATATCATCTCCTCATCTACCGCACGTTTGGCAGATCGTTTAGGTGTTGAAGCGATGATCTCACTCACCAGTTCAGGAAAATCTGCTAAAAAATTGGCACGATATCGTATCAAAGCGGATATTTATGCTGTAACGCATGATGAACGTACAGCACGTTCGTTAACGATTGCATGGGGTATCAAACCAATTATGAATATAGAAGCAAGTAATCTTAATATGATGCTTGGTAAAACACTTCAAAAAGGAATTGAGCGAGGATTGATTGATAAAGAAAAAACCTATATCGTAGCAGCGGGTTATCCAGCAGGCGTTGAAGGTAGTACTAACTTTATTCGCATCTTAAAAAAGGCTCAAATCGAATATTATACTGATATGGTCTTGTAA
- a CDS encoding F0F1 ATP synthase subunit B: MKMNYILFLLAPIALFANAGESDGASDIIPRTINFLIFAAIMYYYVADAAKQWYCGRKNEIATKLDSIQVKLKESNSKKENALLKVEEAKANARALVETAKKEAILLSDKIAQEADAEIANLSKTFEDRIGVERRKMQRTIVCEVLDEMFKEGSISLDNDEMVKIVNKKVA; the protein is encoded by the coding sequence ATGAAAATGAACTATATTTTATTTTTATTAGCTCCAATAGCACTATTTGCTAATGCGGGTGAAAGTGATGGTGCAAGCGATATCATCCCCCGAACCATCAACTTTTTAATCTTTGCTGCAATTATGTACTATTATGTTGCCGATGCTGCTAAGCAATGGTATTGTGGACGTAAAAACGAAATTGCAACAAAATTGGATTCTATTCAGGTAAAACTTAAAGAATCAAATAGTAAAAAAGAGAATGCCCTTCTAAAAGTTGAGGAAGCAAAAGCGAATGCAAGAGCTCTTGTTGAAACAGCAAAAAAAGAGGCGATTCTTTTAAGTGATAAAATAGCACAAGAAGCAGATGCTGAGATTGCAAATTTGTCAAAAACATTTGAAGATCGTATTGGTGTTGAACGTCGTAAAATGCAAAGAACGATTGTATGTGAAGTTTTAGATGAGATGTTCAAAGAAGGATCTATCTCTTTAGATAATGATGAGATGGTTAAAATTGTCAATAAGAAGGTTGCATAA